The following coding sequences are from one Verrucomicrobiia bacterium window:
- a CDS encoding glycoside hydrolase family 97 protein, with the protein MSAFVSRAETLYRIASPDNRIRVSIQMPVPGSADRPQWAAWFHDKPILTNCALGLQTTDAGELLAGVQVLRERPRSLNRRIPVLFGKADHADDHFRETRFILETPQHRRLDVVFRCYNDAVAFRYELPKNAGAQTVTIADETTSFRIEGEPTAYAQYLESYRTSHEHNVTTVACRELPPDVLLDMPLTFSWDDGTYAAITEAALRHYAGMSLMRPASPTTGGELVCKLTPRPDGAKVVRPLPMLTPWRVVLVADHPGALLESSTTYCLNETSVIKDVSWIKPGKITFSWWNGDVYDGHRTLPILSFAMAKKYIDFCARNGIPTHSLTSDEKTVSPWYFQSNLGVAPGPDTDVTRTRADFDLPAIRRYAQSKHVRLWTWVHQGALRGRVEEAFTAFEKMGWSGMMVDFFDHDDQESVEFAESILQAAARHHLLIHFHGVWKPTGWQRTYPNLMNHEGALNLEYLKWSDRCTPEHNLNMAFTRLIAGPMDYHLGGFRAVTRAAFKPHNIAPNVLGTRCHHLAMYVCFDNPNPMLADYPTAYEGQPGFDFLKLVPTWWDQTRVLEGKVGELLVTARRKGKTWYIGCMSARHPRDLDLPLTFLGAGQYRADLWKDAPDAETDPNHLTMENLQVSSDQTLKVHIALDGGFVARFSPAPSQR; encoded by the coding sequence TTGAGCGCGTTCGTTTCCCGAGCCGAGACCCTTTACCGAATCGCCTCGCCCGATAACCGCATCCGCGTCTCGATCCAGATGCCGGTGCCGGGTTCGGCTGACCGCCCGCAATGGGCCGCGTGGTTTCACGACAAACCGATCCTGACCAACTGCGCCCTGGGTCTGCAAACGACCGACGCCGGTGAGTTGCTGGCAGGCGTCCAGGTGCTCCGCGAGCGCCCCCGCTCGCTGAACCGTCGCATCCCTGTCTTGTTCGGCAAGGCGGATCACGCTGATGACCATTTCCGCGAAACCCGGTTCATCCTGGAAACACCTCAACATCGCCGGCTCGACGTAGTGTTCCGTTGTTACAACGACGCCGTTGCATTCCGTTATGAGTTGCCCAAAAACGCCGGCGCCCAGACCGTAACTATCGCGGACGAAACGACCTCGTTCCGGATTGAAGGCGAGCCCACGGCCTATGCGCAGTATCTCGAAAGCTACCGCACTTCCCACGAACACAACGTGACCACCGTGGCGTGCCGCGAATTGCCCCCAGACGTGCTGCTGGACATGCCCCTGACCTTTTCCTGGGACGATGGCACCTACGCAGCCATCACCGAGGCGGCGCTGCGTCATTACGCCGGAATGTCCCTGATGCGCCCGGCCAGCCCCACCACCGGCGGCGAGCTGGTCTGCAAACTCACGCCACGCCCCGACGGCGCCAAGGTCGTGCGGCCCTTGCCTATGCTGACGCCCTGGCGCGTCGTGCTGGTGGCCGACCATCCCGGAGCGCTTCTGGAATCCAGCACCACCTATTGCCTGAACGAGACTTCGGTCATTAAAGATGTGTCGTGGATTAAACCAGGCAAAATCACCTTCTCTTGGTGGAATGGCGACGTTTACGACGGCCACCGCACCCTGCCGATTCTCTCGTTCGCGATGGCAAAAAAATACATCGATTTTTGCGCGCGCAATGGAATTCCGACTCACTCACTGACTTCAGACGAGAAGACGGTCTCCCCCTGGTATTTTCAATCCAACTTGGGCGTGGCTCCCGGCCCCGACACCGATGTTACACGGACTCGGGCGGACTTCGACTTGCCGGCCATTCGCCGTTATGCGCAATCGAAGCATGTGCGGCTCTGGACTTGGGTCCACCAGGGGGCATTGCGCGGGCGAGTTGAGGAGGCCTTCACGGCGTTCGAGAAAATGGGCTGGAGCGGCATGATGGTGGATTTCTTCGACCACGACGACCAGGAATCCGTCGAGTTCGCCGAATCCATTCTGCAAGCTGCCGCCCGTCACCACCTGCTGATTCATTTCCACGGCGTCTGGAAGCCGACGGGTTGGCAGCGCACCTACCCCAACCTGATGAACCATGAAGGGGCGCTCAATCTGGAATACCTTAAGTGGAGTGACCGCTGCACGCCGGAGCACAACCTCAACATGGCCTTCACCCGGCTCATCGCCGGGCCGATGGACTATCATCTGGGCGGATTCAGGGCCGTGACGCGCGCCGCGTTCAAGCCCCACAACATCGCCCCGAACGTCCTCGGCACCCGCTGCCATCATCTGGCAATGTACGTCTGCTTCGACAATCCCAACCCCATGCTCGCCGACTACCCCACAGCTTACGAAGGCCAGCCCGGATTCGATTTTCTCAAACTCGTGCCCACCTGGTGGGACCAAACGCGCGTCCTGGAAGGCAAGGTCGGCGAGTTGCTCGTGACCGCGCGCCGGAAAGGCAAAACCTGGTATATCGGCTGCATGTCGGCCCGGCACCCTCGCGACCTCGACCTGCCACTCACTTTCCTGGGCGCCGGACAATACCGGGCCGACCTCTGGAAAGATGCGCCCGATGCCGAGACCGACCCCAACCACCTCACCATGGAAAACCTGCAAGTCTCATCCGATCAAACCCTCAAGGTCCACATTGCCCTCGACGGTGGGTTTGTGGCGCGGTTCAGCCCGGCTCCATCACAAAGATAG